From the genome of Bacteroidota bacterium:
CTATGATAGCGAGCTTTAAAGCATGAACTTCGCCAAGCAGCCGATTATCGTGCTTTTTTACTTTTGGATTTTTCAATTCTCTGATGAATGGTTTTACCTGACTCGACCCAGTAGCAATTTCATCGAATCCACCCGCAGTTCCTGTATGCGGGAAGTACATCCTGTCAGCTTTCATATAGCGGATCCATCCAACGGCAAGTGTGTCAGTTACTTTTCCAATCACCAAACCAGCGGGTCGATTAATGATTTTTTTATAGATATATTCCAAAACATTTCCGCCGTTTGGTTGGATGAAATTTGGGGTGTAGCTGCCAGCCAACTCAGTTCGTTTAACACCCGCCTGAACTCCATCTACTAACCAGAACCAGAAATTTGCTTGAGTTCCCTGTGCTTTCTTAGCTACGTTAAAACTAAGAACTGCAGAATCTCCGAGAGAAACAGTCTTTCCAGTTGCCCTTACTGTTTTATTTTTATCTAAAAAAGTGAATGATGAAAATCCACCGGAATCAAGAATACTAATAATCGAAGAATTAAACCGTATTTGTATTCCGTTTGCCGCTTGAGTCAATTCATCATTGTGAAAAACGAATGTTGTATTACTGCTCACAACTTTTCCTGCTTTAGCTTTTTTTAATGACAAATCGTTTTGGCTGAATGTGCGATACTTCGGCTGCGAAATAGAAAACGAAACTATAAGCAACCCTAATATTAAATTAAATAATATTTTCATTGTAAAACTCCTTTCGAGTTTTTTAAATTTATTTGTTATTTGTGTGCTATTTGGACTGAAAATTATTTCATCAGCAACATCTTTTTGATTTCTTGAAATTTATTATCGACAGCGAGACGATAGAAATACACTCCTGAAGCAAAGCCATTTGCGATGAACTCGATTGTATGTTCGCCTTCATCTAATTCTTCACCGTTCAATAGCTCTGCAACCTCACGTCCTAATAAATCGTACACTCTCAACGTAACTACACCTGCCTCTGGTATCGAGAAGGAAATGTTTGTCGTTGGATTGAATGGGTTGGGATAATTTTGATGCAATTCAAACTTGTAAGGCATTTCTTCCAGCATCTCAGGTTTAAACTCTAAGCGCATCTGAATTGCTAAAGGATTTTTTTGTAAGAAAGGAATAGTATCTAACAGTGCAGTACCCGAAGCCATAAATGGCGATTGACTTACTTGAGCAAAAGGTCCCGAAAAAGCTCCGTTAATCTTTGTTAACATTGTATCGAGCCGAGCCCAATCGATGCCGCTGTAGTTCCTGTAATATGATACAAGGTTATCAACAATTAATGCTATTTGTCGGATTGTATATCCATTATAACGATAACTTGTGTCGTTGTTTCTAAATATCAAATCTCCAAAACCGATAGGAGTGATTTCAGCATCACTCGCTCCGATATTAACCTTGAGTGTTGCTAACTCGCCAGCTAACTTATTGTTGTGGTCTATTAGTTTTGGGCTTTTTAATTCTTTAAAGAAGGGTACGCCCTTCGCAACATCGAATCCGCGAGGATTATCGATGTGAGGCGCGAATTTCATCAAATCCTTCCCGGCTTTAAAACGCATCCATCCGCAGATATTAGGACTATCGGGTCGAGCTATGCCAAGTACCAAGCCGCCCGGCGCGCCCGCGTATCCTTTCTTAATTTTTGGGAATGCTCTCGCAAATGCCGAGTCGCGTAGGTTACCAAAGTTGCCCGTTGAGTTGTAAGGTTTTAAACTTACTCCTTTTAATAAAAGATCGTTTTGTGTAATTGTCCGATATTTCATCGAATCTTCTTTTACATACTTTATAGTTATGAAATCGGGAGGTCCTTTTTTACTTGTTGTTGTACCCGAAACATAATAGGCACCTCTGTATTCAGCTAAAACAAGTCCCACATCATCATTGCTCATCAAGCCGTTGTACCTTAATTGCCAGTTAATATCGCCATCGGCTTGCAGTTCAAGAAATATTATGTCTCTTCCTGAATTTAGTCCAAAACTTGAGCCAACAATGTGCGGAGAACCGCCTCCCAAAATAGAATAACCGACATCCTCATCATTTGCAGGACCATTAAAATGCGATTCAAAAATTAAATCCCCATCGCTCTGGTCATATCGAAGAGTAATGATATCATAGTAAGAACCGAAAGTAACCGAACGACCGGTTATGTAAACACGCGAATTACTGTGCAGAGCAATACCGAAAGGTGTATCATCACCCGAAGCTGTTCCGTTATAAACTTTTGTCCAAACCGTATCTCCAGTAATACCGTTTACTCTCATTGTTAGAATATCGTTGCCTGTGCCTACGTTAGTTGTGCCGGTTAAATACAATTCATCAGCATCTCTCCAAACCATTGCTCGCATAAAATCATCAGCAGCGGCTGTTCGCTTAAACAATCGTGTCCATACTGTATCGCCTGTCCTTGAATTATATTTTATTACCAAATAGTCATTGTCGGCACCTCTGGCGACACCACCGACATAACAATAATTGTATTCCTCCAATTTTAAATAAACAGGATAATCGTTACCATTACCCGGACCGTTATAAGTCTTCGACCAAACCAAACTACCCGCGCTGTTATATTTTAAAGTAATGATATCGATGCCCGTACCTGACCCAACAGTAGAACCGGTAACGTAAACATTCATCGAATCATCCACCTGAACTGAAGCTGGTTTATCCTCTCCGCTTCCGATATACTTTACTGCCCATTGCTGTAGCCCCGCTTTATTGTACTTAATAGTAACAATGTCCAAACCAGTTCCATCGCTCCAACCTGATACATAAACATTCTCGGCGCTGTCAACAACAACTTTTACAGGTTTATCTTCACCGGCACCTGAGCCGTTGTATCGCTGTATCCACTGCGTAATACCATCTGAGTTATATTTTATTGTTGTAATATCAGCTCCAGTTCCGACACCATTACTCCATCCGGTTATTATAATGCTGCCCGAGTCATCAACTACGATTGATGTAACAACATCTGTCGAGTTTGCTGGTCCATTATAATGAGCCACCCACTGACGAAGAGGTTGGGCTTGAGAAGGGATAATAAATAATGTTGTTAAGATAAGAGAGAGGAAAAGTAAAGAGGCTTTAAAAATTTTCATACTAAATACTCCTTAAATACAATTATATGAAACCGTAATTATTTATTTAAAATTAGTGATTAATCGGATGATTGTCAAGAAAAATTGTTAAATAAAATTTGGGATTTTGAAATTCTTTAAAATCTGCCGAATTATAGGGATTTTCTGCTTAAAGCCTATCCCCAATATGAATTACGGTTTTGTTTTATTCCAAAATACTCGAACGCAATAGCAACATTTTAATATCGGCGGATTTGACGAATTCAGTATTTGAAAAACACTTTTTAAATATTTAATTAAAAAAATAAAAACTACCACCCGAACCACCGAAGCGAGGATTTACTATATTATTATAAATTGAACCGAATGTGTAACTTAAACCAATATAACCACTATACCTGTAATTAGTTGCAAGTTCTGTGCGGCGAAGAAGTATCTCTTCAGTTGTGGCTGCCCCTTTTCGAAGTGATAATTGGTCGCTAATTCTCGAATAGCTTGAAAAAAGGTTTAACGAAAGCCCTTCAAATAAACGTAATTTTAAATTAGTATAAATTCTTAAGCTTCGTTTCTGAAAATCGTGTAGGAATTGAGAACCCGAAACTGTTGTTGAAATAGAACCCCACGGCTGGCGCAAATCTATAGTAAAAGAGAGTGATTGTTTGAAAAGCTTTTCGGCTGTCTTGTCGAATATTGTCTCTTCCTCATAACGAACATTTTCATGACTTAGTTTATACATCAATCGGAATTGTCTGCGAGTCGATTCACTGTATGGGAAAATATTGTATTCGACTGCAGGTGAAACTGAAACTCTTAGTTTAGTATTGCCGAACGTAGAAGTTGAAACGTCTGTAAAACCTCCAATCGACCAATGCTCACTAATACTTTTTACAGCCATCGCATCAAAATCGTAACCGCGCGATATACTTAATATTTTCAGATATCCCCAATCGAATTTATTTTCATTGTAATTCGTACTTAACGAAAAATTAAACTTCCAATCGTGTGTAATTCTCGTGGCACTAAATCCGCCCGATAGGTAAACTGACCTTGATACCTTTTCGCCGTTTAAATTAGAATTAATCCTCGCACTAAATACCCAGTAATCCCATTCATCAATAACTTCTTCAATTTTTGTAGGGACTTTATAATTGATATTTAAGAACTCACTTAAGGGTGTTCGGGCAACATATCTTGTTAATCCAATTTTTAACAATCTTGTTAATTTTTGACGTTTCAGGTCTTCAGTATCCGATTGTTTTGTAGTAAACGAGAGAGTGTCGTTCAAACCAGCCGCCTTGTTCTGACCGATAAAAGTTAGTGTATATTCCTCGCCCCCGCCACCTGTACGTTGTGTGGTAACCAAGGCATGAACATCGGCCTGATTTGGATCGCGAACGTAATTTACAAATGTAATTTCAGTGCGGATATAATTTTCGTCGCAGAAAAAGCAATCAATAAAAACATTTGGTGCAAACTGCCTCAAAGTATTTGTAGTGTCTTCAAGTTCCTGTGAAAATAATTGGGTTGTGAATAATAGCAAAAATAGGACAATGGATAAATACCGTTTCATCTTTAACTCCTTTCAATAGTTATGGATGTTTATATATAGAAATTATGTTTTTTCTTCAGGTAATTCAGGTTCAACAAAAATTACTTTTTCGCGTTCGAGTACTACAGTGCCTTCGTTACTTTTTTTAGGTTTGCGAACATATTTTCGCTCGCAATATGCAACCGGTACATTGCCGGCATTTCGCATCTTGCTATAATAAGCTGCAATACTTGCCGCTTGTTTTACTGCTTCTTTCTCCGGTTTTATTTTCGTGTTACCTACTTTTAACACAACGTGCGACCCACCCGCACCTCGGGCATGGAACCAAAGGTCGTTCGGTTTGGCATATTTCATTGTCAGCAAGTCGTTATTAGCAGCGCTCTTGCCTACCAATACTTCAAAATTGCCTGCCACTTTAAAAATTCGGAACGGAGGTAGTGCCGCCTTTTCTTTTTCAGATATTAAGTGCATTCGTTTTAAGTCGGCATCATACTCTTCCTTAAATTCAGCAAACTGTTCTTTTGTTTGACAGTTATCTAAATGCAAAAGCAGTTTCTCGAGGAGTGCAATATTTTTTGTAACATCTACCAGCCGAGTTTTTACCGCCTCGCATGCAATTCGAGCTTTTCTGGATTTATCGAAATACCGCTCAGCATTTTTTGCCGGAGTTAATTTGGGATCCAAGGTTATACGCATTAGTTTATCATTGTGAAATACATCCTCCACATCAATATCCTTAGTCCCTTTTGTTAGATGTTGTAAATTTGTCATTATGACTTTTGCGATATGGTCATATTCATCAGCACGACTTGCCTCCAATACTTCATTTTTTATTGCTTTTTCTGTGCGTACTAACTTATCAAGTTCATTTCTAATTTTTATTAAGAATTCTTTTTTGTCAAAATCAATATTACTCGCCTTAAACGATTTCGCAATGAAAACTCTTACCGCCTCATTTACACTTGAATAATTCTCGGCTGTCGAGCCGGTTAAATGCTCTAACTTTATCATCGAAAATACACGTGGAATATTGTTGCTGGAATAAATTGTCGGGAAAGGCTTACTTACTTCTGTAAATAAATTAATTAATTGTTGGTATATGGTTTTTAAATCATCGTGAGTTAATTCACCAGCATGAACTTTCTCTTCAAGTTTTGCACGATGCAAAGCTTCACGTGTAAGGGTTGAACCAAGAAACTTATAAGCGCCCTTTACTGCACTGAAAGTTGTCTTGTTTCCATCCTCCAGCATTTTATTCTTAAATGTTTCAAAATCGGCTATCAAGTTGGCAAAGTCATCTTCTTTTGATTTCAACAAATTTTCGTACGATTTTCCAACAAAATCTTTACTGTGTTTAAAGGTATTGATTATTTCTTTGTTCTCGTTGATTAAAAATATGTTCGCCGATGTTGTTCCAAAAAGATGAAACAGCATTTTCATCTCATTCGAAAAATTAATATTTATTATTCTGTCAAAAAGATGTCCGGTGATACTATTGATTGTTTGGTTATTTAATTCAGTAAATAAAGAGATTGAATTCCGTTTTGCCCTTGCGATTTGTTCTCGCATAAAAATAAAATTCATCTGCGGAGTAATAGAGACAGATAAAGTTTTAAGATTGGTGTTTGCAAGTAACGAAATTTGTAATTCATTTTTTTGTTGTGAAAATAATTCAAGAACTGTGGCATTTTTGAGTGCCCCATTAAATTCATCCGCAAGACTTTGAAGTGTAATAAAATGATTCAACATAATTTTTGCATTTCCTTTTTTTAACCGCTCAAATATACAAAAACCGAAGATTATCTCAAACAGGAGCGAAAGGCTTGGAAGATGATTAAAATTTTTGTAATTTAGGTGTGGCAATTTCTAAATTTTCTCATTTCTGATTAATAAACGCCAATTTTATAAATTCCTATGTGAGTTTGTATTTATTCAGAAGCACTATCAAAAAAAATAACAGGATTTATAGATGATTTCGAGCATGACGGGCTACGGCAGAGGCGACGCTGCACAAAAAGGTATTACTGCAACGGCAGAACTTCGCAGCGTGAATAACCGGTTCTTAGAACTAACTATACGGCTTCCAAAAAATTTATCGCATCGCGAAAACGATCTAAAAGAAATAATACAATCTAAGATTGACCGCGGTAAAATTAATTTGTCTGTAAATATCGAAACACCTGCCGATCAACAGGCACCTATGATGATTAATAAAGATGCTGCCCGGACGAGTTATAAAATACTTAATGAACTAAAAAAGTCGGTTAATATTAAAGAAGACATTACAATCGATCATCTGTTAAAGTTTTCCGAAATCATACGACCCGAAGATAAAGAAAACATAGGTGAAGTTGAATGGGTGTTGTGCGAAAAAGCGGTTAGAAAAGCTTTAGGCAATCTTCTGAAGATGCGCATTGATGAAGGCAGCGAATTACAAAAAGATTTATCCCGTCGAATAAAATTGATTGATAAAAAGATAGATATAATTGAGAAGCTCTCGAAACAACGCATCCCGTTCGAGCGAGCAAGGCTGCGCGAACGAGTTGATAAATTAGTTGAAGCAAAAGACCGTATCGATGATAAACGCTTGGAACTCGAAATAATATTATTATCTGAAAAATTGGATATAACAGAAGAGTGTGTGCGACTCCGAAGTCATCAAAAATATTTTCTCGAATCGATGAATGGTAAAGAACCATCAGGAAGAAAATTAAATTTCCTGGTGCAGGAAATTCATCGCGAAGTAAATACGATAGGTTCCAAAGCAAACGATGCAATAATCTCGCGGCACATTATTGAAATAAAAGAAGAGCTCGAAAAAATAAGAGAACAAATTCAAAATATAGAATAAATGAGTAACCCGAAACTGATTGTCGTCTCCGCACCCAGTGGATGCGGCAAAACAACAATTGTGAAAGAAATTTTGAAAAATCATCCTGAATTTCATTTCTCGGTGTCGGCAACCACCCGTGCGAAACGAAATAATGAAACAGACGGCAAAGATTACTACTTTATAACTAACGAAGAATTTCAAAAGCATATCGAAAATGATACGCTCATCGAGTGGCAAAAAATTTATGACTATCATTACGGCACGCTTGTATCCGAAGTTGATAAATCTTTTGCCTGCGGTAAATCGGTTGTATTTGATATAGATGTATTAGGTGCTTTATCTATAAAAAAGAAATATTCTGAAGATTCGATGCTGATTTTTATTGATGTCCCGGATATGGATATTTTAAAAGAGAGGCTGAAAAACAGGAAAACAGAAAGCCCTGCAACTCTAAAAAAACGAATCGACCGAGTCGAAATGGAAATGAAACAAAAAACATTGTTTGATTATATTGTAATAAACGACCAGCTCCAACAAGCTGTCGATGAAGTTGAAAAAATAATAAGCAATAAACTTTAATAAAAACACAAAGGAAACCAAATGCCAATAAAATCTATAAGTCTTGAAGCTCTGGAATCAAAAGTTGATAACATCTACGAGGCAATCGTGGTGTTATCGAAACGCGCTCAGCAGATTAATGAAGAAATAAAGATTGAATTCAACCAGCGGCTAGAGATTGTTCAATCGAAATTAATGAGCGAAGATTCGGATGAACCTGAAACTATGGAAACGGTAACTAATCCGGAACAGGTTGTCATAGCACGCGAATTCGAAAAGCGACCGAAACCAACACAAGTAGCTATCAAAGAATTACTCGATTCAAAATTGGACTACAAATATAAAAGCGAAAGCAACAGCTAAATTTGAATTAATATGTTACGCGGTAAAAAAATATTGATCGGAATTACAGGCGGAATTGCCGCTTACAAAATTCCACTGCTAGTCCGCGAATTTAAAAAACAGGGTGCTGCTGTAAAAATCGTGATGACAAAGGCCGCTACCGAATTTATTAACCCGAACACGCTTGCGGCTCTTTCAGAAAATGAAATTGTTACCGATACTTTTCCTGATTCGTCGCTTTCTGTTGTTAAATCCGAAACCTGGCACATACACCTCGGAACTTGGGCTGATATTTTGTTGATAGCTCCTGCAACCGCAAATACCATAGCAAAAATCGCTTATGGAATTGCTGATAATCCGGTTACTATTATGGCGCTTTCGATTCGCTGTCCGGTTGCCATTTCCCCTGCAATGGATACCTATATGTGGGAAAACCCGGCGACGCAAGAAAATTTATCAAAACTCCGGCAACGCGGTTATCGGATAATTAATCCTGAAGTCGGCGAACTCGCCAGCGGTTTAACAGGAAAAGGTCGTTTACCTGAAATAAAAAAATTAGCAACTTCTATACAAAATATTTTTGACAAGACACATCAAGATTTTTCCGGTAAAAAAATACTCGTTACTGCCGGACCGACTTATGAACCAATCGATCCGATTAGATACATCGGAAACAGATCCTCCGGTAAAATGGGCTTTGCGATTGCCCGATGTGCTGCTGAACGCGGTGCCAAAGTTACCCTGATAACAGGACCCTCGAATCTGGAAACACCTAATTTTGTAGAGAAGATTGAGATTGAAACTGCTGAAGAAATGTATAACCAATGTATCAAACATTCCTCTAAATCCGATGTTGTAATAATGGCGGCAGCCGTTGCCGATTTCAAACCGGAGATTACAGCGAACCGCAAAATTAAAAAAGAAGATACTGTCAGCAATAATCTCACGCTGAAACTTACAAAGACAAAAGATATTTTAGAAACGTTAGGAAAGAAGAAAATAAAACATCAAGTGCTTGTCGGTTTTGCATTGGAAACTGATAACGAAATTGAAAATGCAGTAAAAAAACTAAAACTTAAAAATCTCGATTTTATTGTAATGAACAACCCATTAAAAAAAGGGGCAAAAATCGGCGGCAACACAAACGTCGTATCTTTCCTCCATAAAAATGGAACGAAAGAAATCTTTAATAAAATGCAGAAAGACGATGTTGCGAATCAAATACTTAATCGTATTTCTAAATTAATCAGAAGTTAAATGAGTGATATTCGAAAAGATTTTAAAGATATCCTGAATAGTGCAGAAAGCTACTTAATGCAACAGGAACAGTTATGTGGCGATATTATTTATAAAACAACAGCATCAAAAATTGAAAAAACTTCTGCGCCTTTTGCAGAATATCAACGCGTAAATAGTTTAGATGAATTTAACGCGCAGATATCTTCTTGCAAGAAATGTTCTTTAGGCAATTCACGTAAAAATTTTGTATTTGGAGTTGGCAATCCTAATGCAAAAGTAATGTTTGTAGGAGAAGCTCCGGGCGCTGATGAAGATGCTCAGGGTGAACCTTTCGTCGGACGCGCAGGACAGTTACTAAATAAAATTTTAGAAGCAGTTCAACTCAAACGTGAAGATGTATATATATGCAACATTCTGAAATGTCGCCCACCCGATAACCGCGACCCGATGTTAAAAGAAATGGAACTCTGCACCCCATATCTTTCTAAACAAATCGAATTAATAAAACCGAAATTTATTATTTGCTTGGGTCGAATTGCGGCTCAATGGTTGCTACAAACAAGCGACAGTTTAACAGCGATGCGGCAAAAAGTTTATAATTACCAGGGGGCTAAATTAATTGTAACGTACCACCCTGCAGCGTTGCTGCGTAATCCAAATTGGAAGCGACCGACTTGGGAAGATATGCAATTATTCCAAAAACTTTGTAACGAACAAATGTAATATGTCTGAAAAGAAAAGAAGTAAAAAATATACAGACTCAATAAATATTAGAGACCAACATGAAGGACGCGTGCCGCCTCAGGCGGTAGAAATCGAGGCTCAGGTTTTAGGGTCGGCTTTAATTGAAAAAGAAGCTGTCCCAAAAATTATTGAGATTTTGCAGCCGGAGATGTTTTACAAACCTGCGCATCAAAAAATTTTTCAGGGTATTATTGCCCTTTTCGAACGCAACGAGCCTGTTGATGCTGTAACTTTAAGTGAAGAATTAAGGCGACGCGGCACATTAGAAGAAATCGGCGGTTCCATATATTTAACAGAATTAACGATGCAAGTAAACAGTGCTGCTAATGTAGAATTCCATGCCCACATTATTCTTGAAAAAGCTTTGATGCGCAATCTCATTACAACTTCAGCCGAAATAGCCAATAGAGCTTACAGCGATTCGGAAGATGCTATCGATTTACTCGATTCTGCTGAAACAAAAATATTTCAGATTTCTGAATATAGGTTGAAGAAAAGTGCGACACCTATAAAACGGGCGCTAAACGAAACCCTCGAAATTTTAGAAAAAATCCACGGTAAGCACGGAGGCATCACCGGTGTTCCTACCGGATTTACAGATTTAGATAACGCAACCGGCGGATTTCAAAATTCCGATTTAATAATTATTGCCGGACGCCCAAGTCAGGGTAAAACAGCTTTTGCACTTTCATTGGCAAGAAACGCTGCGCTCCACACCGTGAAACCTACAGCGATAGTAATTTTTAGTATTGAAATGGCTGAGCAGCAATTAGTTACCCGCTTGATTTCTTCGGAAGCAAGGATAAACGCTCATGCACTTCGTACGGGCAGATTACCAGACGAGAAGTGGCAACGTTTAGGAATGGTTGTTGGACGCCTCGCAGAAGCGAAAATATTTATAGACGATTCACCATCGCTTTCGATTTTAGAAATCCGCGCAAAAGCACGACGCTTAAAAGCCGAGCATAATATCGGAATGATTATTATCGACTATTTACAACTCGTTCATCCGCCTAAAAGTATGGACAGCCGCGAACGGGAAATCTCGATGATTTCACGGTCGTTGAAAGCTTTAGCAAAAGAAATAAATATTCCTGTTATCGCATTATCTCAATTGAACCGCGGACTTGAAACACGCAGCGGCGACAAACGTCCTGTACTTGCCGACCTCCGTGAGTCGGGTGCTATCGAACAAGATGCCGACGTTGTTATATTCGTTCACCGTCCCGAAACTTATAAGATTAACGAGGTCGATGACGCACACGGAAATAAAATTTCAACCGAAAGACTCGCCGAACTTATTATCGGTAAACAACGGAACGGTCCCACAGACATAATACGACTAACATTTCAAAAAGAATACGCCGGTTTCGAAAACCGGGCATCAGATACTCTCGAAGAATTAGTAGTTTCTTCTGCATCCGGATCAGATTTGCCTTTTTAATAGTTAACAAAACTCTAACATCATTAAACAATTATTACCGTTATGAAAAATTTTATCTTATTCTTATTCCTATTATTCTTATTAGCCGGCTGCCAATCAACCAAAATGGTTCCCGGATTATATTGGGAACAATTAACCTACAAAGTATCTTCCGAAGGCGACACGAGCAAAATCAATCAGAAATTATTTTTGATACCGAATAGATTAAGGACTGAAGTTTCAACCGACTACGCTGACTCTTTTACAATAATACAACTCGATTCACAAATTGCACTGCGGGGTAACCCGATAGATAGCTCATATTCAAGAACAACATTTGAAGAAATTACAAAAAGTCAGGAATTGAGAAAAGAAAACGTCCGCCGTATGCGCGCTCAGATGGATACATTGCCTCCCAATTTAAGGCGATTGATGGAAATGGACATGGGAGTTAAATGGCAGCCGGAAATATATGCTGTTATTGAAACAGGAGAGAAAAAAAATATTTCAGGATTGAATTGCGA
Proteins encoded in this window:
- the dnaB gene encoding replicative DNA helicase yields the protein MSEKKRSKKYTDSINIRDQHEGRVPPQAVEIEAQVLGSALIEKEAVPKIIEILQPEMFYKPAHQKIFQGIIALFERNEPVDAVTLSEELRRRGTLEEIGGSIYLTELTMQVNSAANVEFHAHIILEKALMRNLITTSAEIANRAYSDSEDAIDLLDSAETKIFQISEYRLKKSATPIKRALNETLEILEKIHGKHGGITGVPTGFTDLDNATGGFQNSDLIIIAGRPSQGKTAFALSLARNAALHTVKPTAIVIFSIEMAEQQLVTRLISSEARINAHALRTGRLPDEKWQRLGMVVGRLAEAKIFIDDSPSLSILEIRAKARRLKAEHNIGMIIIDYLQLVHPPKSMDSREREISMISRSLKALAKEINIPVIALSQLNRGLETRSGDKRPVLADLRESGAIEQDADVVIFVHRPETYKINEVDDAHGNKISTERLAELIIGKQRNGPTDIIRLTFQKEYAGFENRASDTLEELVVSSASGSDLPF
- a CDS encoding DUF4412 domain-containing protein; the protein is MKNFILFLFLLFLLAGCQSTKMVPGLYWEQLTYKVSSEGDTSKINQKLFLIPNRLRTEVSTDYADSFTIIQLDSQIALRGNPIDSSYSRTTFEEITKSQELRKENVRRMRAQMDTLPPNLRRLMEMDMGVKWQPEIYAVIETGEKKNISGLNCEKFIVTNRDSLEGEYWVTNDLGSMDQYGKDWLAIMEKTMSLIVFEKFKMLYEKGFIVASEIKGTHLLVTKVEKKLLPDNLFYVPEYYNFIQTVTRRQSSN